The sequence below is a genomic window from Paenibacillus sp. DCT19.
GTACCTGTAATAACGCCGCTATTGTATAAGGAAACGGCTGCATCATAAGCAGAATCACCCGATTTCAGATCGGTGAAGGCAGGAGCCTTAACTTCACTTGCTTCATCTGTGCTCGCGCTAGCTGCATCAGCTTCAATAATGGCTGCAATAGCCTGGATGAAGTCGCCTTTGGTAGGCTGCTGCGGCAATTTCACATTGTATTTCGCTTGCAGGAACTGTGCATAGTCTGCTGCGCTCTCTGTATAAACTGTTGGTGCTTGAGCTACTGGTCCTTTAACGGACACCGATGGAGCAGAAGCAGGAGCTGCAGATGCTGCAGAAGCGTAAGAAGGCAAGCTAAGGCTGCCAAGTGTGACCGGAGCAGCAAGCAAAGCCGCAAGTGTGATCTGGGTGATTTTCTTCAAATGAATAGCCTCCTTAAAAATGGGTGGTAAGTAGAGTAGATAAGTAAATAAATCCGACAAAACCTATGTGAATAAATAAAACAAATAAGTTGGATTGACTCTAGCATGGGGCATCTCTGATTGTCAATAATAAAAATGTTTATTATTTCTTGAAAGTCACGTGAGACAGTTTATCCAGCACATAATAAGTACTGCGTATTGCCCTGAAAAAGTAACTGATCTCCAAATTTTCGTTAGGGCCGTGGTTGTTTTGGTCGTAATTTGCATAGGGAACAATAATGGAAGGCACATTCAAAATCTGGGTCCATACATAGTCTGGCAGCGTACCTCCCAGGCTGGGTTGAATAACAGGGCGTTGTCCTGAGGATTGCTCAATAGCCTCAGCAATGGCAAGTACAGCCGGATGATCTGCGGGTGTTCTTGAGGCCGGGACTGCACCTTTACGCGTCAGCGTAATGCTCGCGTCGTGTTTTTGTACATGGTTGGCGAGTGCTTCGAATACCTGATCTGGGTCTTGTCCAGCAACAAGTCGAATATCCAATCGGGCTGTGGCACGTGCTGGAATGATAGACCTCCCCCTTTACCTGTATGACCGCTAAACAATCCAGACACATTAAGCGTTGGTTCAAACATCAGCTTACGATGATACGTATCGCTATCGATCTCAAGCGCATCGTAACCACTCTTGCGTCGAACCCCTTCCAGATCAAAAGGGATGTCACGCAGGATTTGCTCTTCATGTGGTGTTGGTGGTTTCACGCCATCGTAAAATCCTTCAATCGTCACCTGATCTCCCTTGCGCATCGTGTGCAGTAACTCGGTTAAACGCCATACGGGATTGGGCACAATGTTGCCGAGATTGCCAGAATGATTGTCCCATCTCGCTTCTTGAGCCACCAGTTCTACGCCCAAGGCACCTCGAACGCCGAGCAGGATCGACTGAGCTCCCGACTCATGGGAAGAACCATCTGTTGTATAGACCAGATCTGTCTGCAAAAGCTCACGCTGCTGCTCCACAAAAGCCGCCAGGTGACGGCTTCCGGCTTCTTCCTCACCTTCAATGATCCATTTGACGTTCACGGGCAGTCGTCCATGGATATCCAGATAAGCCTTGGCCCCTAGTATGCTCGCAACAAATTGCCCCTTGTTATCGCCGGCTCCTCTTGCATAGATACGGCCGTTTCTAATTTCTGGATCAAAAGGGTCACTCTGCCATTCCTCCAGCGGATCAGGAGGCTGAACATCATAATGACCATAGATGAGCACAGTTGTTTCATTATCCGGATGCAGCCACTCTCCATAAATAATGGGGTGGCCTTCAGTTTCATAAAGACGATTCTTGATACCGTAATCGGAGAACAGTTCTTGTACCAGAGAAGCACATTCCGCCATACCGATATTTTGCGTGCTGATGCTAGGCTGCCGCAACAGCCTGAACAATCGTTCCAGGTACAGTTCTTCATTCTGGGAAATAAATGAATCCACATTGTTGACCAAACTTCTCATCCTTTCTGTGTATGGCGAATTGCGCCTCGTTCATGTCGGTAGATTCATATAACGGTCGCTGTATTCTTCAGACCAAGAATGCTTTACTGGACATAGACATCATTGAAAATTGGGTATGCCAAATAATCAAATTTTAATCCTTTTAATGTATCGCTGGCTCCAACAACGTATGGGAAAATATATATCGGAATGATAATTGCGTTGTCCTGGATGTATCTCAACACCTTGCCATATATCTCAGCACGCTTCGTATCGTCAAATTCAATGGCACCTTGTTCCAACCATTCATCGACCTCAGGACTGGAAAGATTGGACAGTGTTGCTCTAGCCCCTGGAGCAGCTGTGTGGTAGAAGGGAAGTAAGGCATGTGGATCATCCTTAACCTGACTGTTACCGTAGATGTCATAGTCCCCATTCGTAAACACAATGGTACCGACGTCCTGCGTAATTTCCACGTTAACTTGTACACCTATTTTTTTGAGTTGTTGTTGGATCATTGCAGCAATGTCATTTCGCTTTTCCCGATTAGGAGATCCGTCTACATAATGCAGAGTAAGCTTCTGCCCATTTTTTTCTCGAATGCCGTCCGTTCCAACTTCCCAACCAAGTTCATCGAGTAATTGCGCTGCTTTTGCCTGATTCATCTGGATTACGTTCTCCAGAGAAGCATCATATCCCAGTATGGAAGGTGTTAAAGCTGACCATGCTTGCTCGTACGTGCCCAGATAGAGTGTTTTGACGATTGAACTAACATCAATACCGTATTGCAACGCTTGTCTGGCCTTCAATTCATTCCACGGTTCTTTGTTCTGGTTGATGAACAACGTATACGGAAGACCAGGTGTGTTAACTTTTAGCAGTTGGAAGCCAGGCTGCTTCTCCAGCGCCAGCACATTTTGTGGTGGTACTGTTTCAATGGCAGTCACTTGCCCACTTTGCAAACTACCTACGCGAGTAGCCTCTTCAGGCAAAATTTTAAACGTGAGCGTGTTTAAATAAGGGGCGCCTTTATTTTCGACTGTTTCGGGAGCCCAAGCATAGTCGGTATTACGTTCCACCTGAACCTGTGCATTCTCGTCCCATTTCACGAACTTGAACGGTCCTGTACCGACAGGATGCTGCCCGAACTGGTCGCCGTACTTTTCCACCGCTGTTGGTGAAACTATACTCAGCGCTGCTTGGCTTAAATTGCCGAGGAAAGCGCGCGAAGGTTGCGACAGATTTAATTGGATCGTGTACTCATCAATTATTTCAGAGCTTTCATAAGGCACGATTAATGCTGCTGAATTTCCAGCCTTAGTGTTGGGATCGAGTATTCGATCGAGGCTGAATTTTACCGCTTCGGCATTGAAGGGTGTGCCATCATGGAACTTCACACCCTCGCGTAGTTTAAACGTATATGTTTTATGATCCTCCGATTCCTCCCATTCTGTTGCTAACCAAGGCTTGATCGTCCCATCTTCCGTTTTTACCACCAGATTGTCGAAGAGGGTTCGGTAAACGCGGATAGCAACAGCAAGTCCGCTTCGTGCAGGATCTAACGTATCAGGAGAGGTAGCGAGTGCGTATGTAGCATCCCCTCCTTTTCCTGTCGTGCTGCTTGATGCCGCGGTTGTCTCTGTTGAACTGTCCGCTGGGGTTGCCTGCTTTGTGCTCGAACCGTTCGAGCAGGCTGACAGAACAAAAACCGATGTTAGAATTATTGAAATCCACCATTTCCTTGTACGCATAAGATCCACACTCTCCTTTTAGATGTCAACATGCCGTTTATCCGTTACCTTGGCTCATGATGTCATTGTAATAATATAATTAATTCAATCGATATACTTGGTATTAAATACTACTGTACTCCTCACCTGTTGTTTAATTGAAACAATCTATATCGTTATTGAAAATTCATATAGTTACATCCATCTTCTATGTTTTCGTGTAATTGCATGATTCAATCTCAGCTTATTAATGGGTAGAGAAAATGGTTGGCATATAAATAGGATTGCGATATAATTCTGACAAAACCTATATGAAATATAAAATTTAAATCACTCTTTGAATAATACGTCTCAAAGATTTATTGACAAGGATCGACACTTTCCGCTAGGATAATAAAAAAAGAATTTTGAAAAGGGGAATTTTCGAAATGAAAAGAGGTTTATCGTTCGTCTTATCGATCATTATGTTGGCTATTTTGTTGGCAGCTTGTGGAACTTCGGCTTCCAAAGACGAACAATCCGCTCAAGGTGGCGATTCTGAGAAATCCCTTCGGATGGCTCTGGTACTTCCCGAAAAAATAGGGGTTAACCCTTTCTTTGTACAGATGGATGAAGGCTTCAAAAAAGCAGGCGAAGAGTTCAAAGTAGATACGAAGACAATCGAATCAACAGATCCGGCTGCATTCGAGCAAAATCTGCGTGCTGCTGTTGCTGAAAATTACGATCTGATTATTACTGCGACGTTCCAAGCTGAGGATGCACTGAAAAAGGTTGCTGCTGAGAACCCAGACAAATCCTTCGCAATTGTTGACACAACTGTTGATCTGCCTAACGTTCGTAGCGTTGGTTTCCGTGAATATGAAGGAGCGTACCTGCTTGGTGCAGCTGCTGGATTGTCCACGAAGACAGATAAAGTCGGCATGATCGCTGCAATGGACGTTCCACTGATTAAGAAATATACAGAAGGTTTCAAAGCAGGTCTGGAGTCCGTTAACCCGGATGCAGAATTCCTTGTAAACTATGTTGGTGGATTCAATGACCCGGCAAAAGCAAAAGAATTGGCATTGGTGCAATTCGGCAAAGGCGCTGACTTCATCGCTGGTGCATCTGCTGTAGGTGACCTTGGCGTGTTCGAGGCTGCTAAGGAAAAAGGCTTCTATACTTCTGGACAAGATACGGACCGCACAGTTGAAGATCCAGAGCACATCGTATTGTCCCAGTTGAAATCAACGGATACGGTTGCTTACGAGACAGTGAAGGATTATGTAGAAGGTAACTTCAAGGCAGGCGCTGTAAACTACGGTCTGAAAGAAGACGGTGTAGGTCTGACATTCGTTACACGTGATAGCGAATCTCCATTAAGTGATTTTGTTGGACAAGAGGTCATTGACAAAGTTACAGCAATTAAGGATGATATCGTATCCGGTAAAATCGTTGTAAAAGATCCATTGCAACAATAGTCTACAGTGTTTGATGTGAATGTGTTGATTAGCCGGCTGCCCGTTCAGGCAGCCGGTTTTGCTGCTATTATAATGAAGCGTATATGTTCAACTAAACGTTTACTCGATAACGGAGAGGACAGAAATAGCTTGAAGAAGCGAAGCGGTCGCCTTTATCCTCGGATTTCCCCATAGGGAAAGGGATCAAAAAAATCTGGGGATAACAGCGATCGGAAAGCTATTCTGTCATCGTAGTGGCAAGAGTAACAGGTTCTTGTTGAACTTATATTAACTGAGAGGAGAGAACGCGCGATATGCTGCTGGAGATGGATCAGATTACGAAAAAGTACAGCGAATTCACGGCGAATCGGGATATCCGTTTTAATTTGCGTGAAGGGGAAATCCATGCCCTCGTGGGTGAGAATGGTGCAGGTAAAACAACCTTAATGCGCATGTTGTACGGGATGGAGCAGCCTACATCAGGCACAATCAAGGTTCGTGGACGTGAGGTAAGCTTCGCAACCCCGTCTCAAGCCATGGCCAGCGGTATTGGCATGGTACATCAGCATTTCATGCTGTTTCCTTCCTTTACGGTTGCCGAGAATATCGTCATTGGTCGTGAGCCAGCGTCTGCAGGGGTGTTCGACCGTAAACAGGCCGCGGCACAAGTGAATGAGCTGGGTAGGAAGTATGGAATGCCCGTGGATCCATGGAAAAAAGTAGCCGAGTGCCCGCTTGGTTTGCAGCAGCGTGTAGAGATTTTGAAGGTGCTGCATCAGGGTGCAGATATCATTATATTGGATGAGCCTTCGGCGGTACTGACACCGCTCGAAGTGAAGGAACTGCTGGCGAATATGAAATCACTCGCCAAGTTAGGCAAAACATTTGTTTTAATCACACACAAACTACAAGAAGTTATGGATGTGGCAGATCGGATTACCGTTCTTCGCGATGGTCAGGTTACAGGCACGCTCGACGCCAAAGACACAAACATCGAAGAATTGTCACGGTTAATGGTAGGACGTGAGCTTGTGCGGATGAATAAACAGCCGGCGGCTCCGACTGAAACGGTGCTTCAGGTGGAGGATGTTAATCTGTCAGGAGGCAAGGATCGTTCTGCGCTTCATCAGATTCACATGAACATTCGAAAAGGTGAGATTGTCGGGATTGCTGGAATTTCCGGCAACGGGCAATCTGAGCTAATCCAGGTTATTGCTGGACTGCGAAAAGCGGATCGTGGTCGTGTCTTGTTGTCAGGACAGGATACAACGAACTGGCCTGTGCGACGCATTCGTGAACACGGACTAGCCCACATCCCTGAGGATCGTTATATGTGGGGAGCGGCTAAGGATGCTAGTGTACGTGAAAATGGATTGATGGGACACCACCATAAGCTACAATCACGCGGCATTATCAAAGCAAAGGCAGCCCGAACCATGGTGGAGAACTGGATTAAGCAGTTCAGCATCAAGACCGGTTCTGCGGAGACGAAAGCACAGTTCTTATCCGGGGGTAACCTCCAGAAGCTGATTGCTGCACGTGAGTTTGCTCAAGATACTCCGTTCCTCATTGCTGCTGAGCCTACACGGGGCGTAGATATCGGAGCAATGGAGACAATTCATGCTGAATTGCTGCGTAAGCGCAATGAGGGTGCGGGGATCCTATTAGTATCTTCTGAGTTATCTGAGATTTTGCAATTATCCGACCGTATTCTGGTGATGTATGAAGGCGAGATTGCTGGAGAGCTGCAGGCAGATGAAGCGACGGAAGAACAGATCAGCTTGTTAATGGCAGGAGGGAAAGAGCGGGTATGAATCGGGTAAAGGAAAGTCTTCGTGGGCTCGTACAGCCGCTGCTTGCTGTATTGATTGGTCTGCTGGCAGGCGCTATAGCCATTATGGTTGTTGGCGGGTCTGTGGTCGATACGTATGCGGAGATGTGGAAAGGAGCCTTCGGCAACTTCTACTTCTTCACTAATACATTGGCTCGTTCTACGCCGATTATCTTAGCAGGACTTGGCGTGGCGCTAGCGTTCCGTGCTGGATTTTTCAATATGGGCGCAGAAGGCCAGATGATTCTAGGTGGACTTAGTGCGGCGCTAACGGCGCTCTATCTGCCAGGACCGGGTTGGTTCGTATGTATAGCAGCCATTGTGGCAGGCATTATTGCCGGAGGCATCTGGTCTTTATTTGCAGGCTGGCTTGATGCACGGTTTGGCATGAATCTATTAATCACGACATTACTATTAAACTATATTGCCATTAACTTCGGCGGGTATATGGTATCCTATCCGTTTAAAGATACGACGGGTTCTGCGGCTATGGCGCAGACACCCATGATTGATCAGACCGTATGGCTACCGAAGCTATTTCAAGGAATGAGCCTACATGCTGGTTTTATTATCGCGATCGTAGCTGCCATTCTAATCTATTGGTTCACTCACAAAACGGTCACTGGTTACGAGATTCGTATGTTAGGTAGCAATCCTTCATTTGCTACGTATGGTGGTGTTCGCCGCATTCGGATGATGATGTTATCCATGATTATTAGTGGTGGACTTGCAGGGCTTGCTGGAGCAGGGGAAGTGCTCGGCACTCAATATCGTTTCCTTGATGGTTCATTGTCGTCAGCTAGTTATGCTTGGAGCGGCATTATGGCTACATTGCTGGCTCGCTCTCATCCACTCGGTACAGCGGTAGCAGCCGTATTGCTCGCTGCACTACAGACTGGAGCGATGGGCATGGAGCGGAATACAGATGTTCCACTGGAAGTGGGCAGTGTAATCCAGGCTGTATTAACGTTATTTGTATCGGCTCAGATTGGATATTCATTCCTGAAGCGGAGAAAGGAGAAAAAGTCCAATGCAACAACTGTTTGATGCCGCCTTGTTCGGCTCTACCTTACGGATTATGACTCCGATCCTGCTCGCGGCGCTCGGCGGTGCTTTATGCTCCCGGGTTGGTCTGTTCAATGTGGGTTTGGAAGGGCTTGTACTCATTGGAGCCTTCTCAGCGATCGTGGGTAATTACCTGTTTGGCAATGTATTGCTTGCCGTGATCTTTTCTATCATTATTGTTATGCTGTTCTCAGCGTTATTTGCCTTTATTAGTATTAATCTAAAAGCAAACGCCATCGTCGTCGGTATCTCGCTTAATTTCTTGGCCGCAGGGCTAACGACCTTTGCACTACGTGCGATTTTCGACGTGAAAGGCGCATACTACGATAAAGACATGCAAGGTCTACCGAAATGGGACATTCCTTTGATTAAGGATATCCCGTGGGTGGGTGATGTATTTTCAGGTCATAGTCCGTTGATCTATCTGGGCATTCTCATTGTGATTGGACTCCAATTCTATCTATTTAAAAGCGTCTCCGGATTCCGCCTACGCTCGGTTGGTGAAAATCCAGTAGCGGCACAGAGTATTGGCATCAAGGTTCGTGGTATCCAGTATGGGGCTGTCCTTATGTGTGGTGTCTTGTGTGCGCTCGCTGGGGCGCAATTGTCGCTTGGACAAGTGACCATGTTTACCGAAGGTATGACGGCTGGCCGTGGATTCATTGCACTCGTGGCTACGATGCTGGGACAGGCGAATCCGCTTGGGGTAATGGGTTCTAGTGTGCTGTTTGGTTTCATGGAGGCATTCAGTATTCGTCTACAGGGCTTCACGTTGCCAACACACTTTACGCAAATGTTGCCGTATATCGTAACACTGGTAGCGATGTTCTTCTTCAAAGACCGTACCTATCAACAGGATGCATTGAAAGCGGGCGGAAGCTCGCGTTAATTCGTTAAGTTCCACCACGGAGAGTTTATGAAAAGGGAGGGAGCACGTTGCTAAATAAGGCTGAACGGTTGAAAAAGACGAAATCACCCGCACCCAAAGTAGGTGCTGAGCATGGAGATCGCCTGCCGCCGGGGCAGATGTTGACCGAGAAATTCCCGATCCTGCATGAAGGAGAAGTGCCCGAGTACGACCTATCTACATGGGATCTGAAGGTGTTCGGTGAAGTTGAGGAGGAGAAAGTATTCTCCTTCGCAGAGCTTCAGGCGATGCCTCAGGTGAATACGGTGAGTGATATCCACTGTGTAACCCGTTGGTCCAAGTTTGATACGCCGTGGGAAGGCATTCGCTTTTCCGAATTCGTGAAGCTTCTTGGCGTTAAGCCAGAGGCGAAATATGTGATGGTTCATGCAGATCATGATTATGAAACGAATGTTCCACTCGAAGAGCTTATGCATGACGATGTATTACTGGCCTTCAAATATAATGGCGAGCCACTTACGCCGAAGCATGGGTATCCATTACGGCTGGTTGTGCCGCAGTTATACTTTTGGAAGAGTGCGAAATGGGTACGTGGGCTTGAGTTCATGACCGAAGACCGCAATGGATTCTGGGAGAATAACGGGTTCCACCATTTTGCCGATCCGTTCAAGGAGCAACGCTTCTCGGGTGAGGATCTACCGATCCCAGAAGACGAATGGACGAAGAAGGAGTTTGATTAAGATGTTGATGCCGATTTTGCAAATTCACTCTGAGGACATGCCGGCATATGCCATCGTCTGTGGTGACCCGGCGCGTGCGGAGAAGATTTCTCGTAAGTTAGAACAGGTGAAAGAACTGGCGTTCAGCCGCGAGTATCGCACATTTGTGGGTCAATACGAAGGTGTACAGATGGCTGTGGTTAGTCATGGTGTAGGTTCGCCGGGAGCGGCTGTATGTTTCGAAGAACTGATTCGTGCAGGTGTGACCACGCTAATTCGTGTAGGAACAGCAGGCTCGTATACCGCTGATTATCCAGCTGGTAGCGTTATTGTCAGCACGGCAGCGGTTCGCACGGATGGATTGACACGCCAGCTCGTGCCAGATGGTTTCCCAGCTGTAGCAGATATCGGTGTTACACAAGCGCTGATTGAAGCTGCACGGGGCACGGGAACCGGGACGGATGGAGCCTCTGTAGCTTCCGATGCATCAACAGCAGGTGCAACTAAGGTGGGAGTAGGCATTACTGTTACGCTGGATGCTTTCTTCACCGGAGTAGAAGAAATTCCACATCGCAAGTACAAGCAGGCAGGTGCGCTTGCTGCAGAGATGGAAATTGCTGCGCTCTACATCATCAGCACCTTGCGAGGTGCTCGTGCTGGTGCAATCGTAGCGATTGATGGTTTCGCAGACAGTGACCTGGCTGCCGAGTATGATCCGCATACGGATGCGGTAGCGAACGCGGTGGAGCACGAGATCAATTCGGCGCTACAAGCGCTGGCTACATTGGCGCGTCAGGATCAGGTTTAATTAGCAAGGAGCATTGCTAGAGATAGATCATGCAAAATCCAATACAGATATGCAAAGTGGGATAATCCCTTTTTGCATGGATTTCAAAAGGCCGGACTCCTTCAATGGAGATCCGGCCTTTGTTTGAGATTACATACTTTTTTTGCTGTATTTATCAGAGTGTTTTTTCCATAGATAGCAGTTTTTTATAATACCTGATATCGAAGTCAGAATACACAGTGTGATCAAAATAATAACTCCAGGTGAACTCCATTGTATCTGGAAAGCATTCAACGTATTGTTGAAACCGTAACTAAACATGTGCATAGCTACAATTAAAACGATACAAAATCCAAATGTATAAATTCCGACTAGAAAAGGTTTTAGAAAGCAAAATTTAAAAACGCCAGCTGTCAGCATCTTATTCCAATTGTTCTGAGTGATATCCATGTTTCACCCCTTAGTAAACATTTGCAGATAAGCTAGTATCTCTAATAAATATACCATTAATGCTTAGTCTAAACCTTTGTTTCCTGAACAACGTACACTTTCTCAAATGAATGATCCTGCCAATAGTTGGTACATTAAATAAAGGAACATCATCACGAATACAGCGAATAAGGAGGATTCCGACATGACACAGAATAATCAACCTCAAGATGAGGCTGCAATTCGTAACAAACTGGATGAAGATGGGGATTCTTTGATGGAGAAAAAGAAGATCCTCAGTGGTGTAGACATTGAGCCACAAGCAGATGAATGGGCAGCTAAGCCATCCCCTGTAGCCTTTAACAGTGTAAAATCCTCTTCCAAAGAGTAAAACGAGCTATGGCTGAATTGTGGCGGATACCTTCAGGGTATCTGCCTTTTGATGTATAAGGATGTACAGTGGTTGTACGGGAGATGTATAATACTGGAAACATGTGGGGTGAGGAGTGGATAAAGTAAGGCCGGCCTCCATTCAGAGGAGAGCCGGCTTTTAAGTTTTATTGTTCATCGTTGTATTTTTTAATTTTTGTTTTCCAAATATAACAATTGCTAATTATATTTATTACTGCAATTAATCCAAAAGCAGACATAACTAAGTAAATGTCTTTAGATATGAATGAATATAGGAAATTATTTAAAGCTGTCGTGAATCCCAAATTCCAGCCGTATAATATTAAACCAATACCTATAATGAAAATAAACCCACAAAGAGATAAAAAAATCGGTTTCAAAAAACAGAATTTCAGGAAACCTGTTGACTGAATTTTTTTCCACCTTTCGTTTTTTGATACCATTGATATCAACTCCTTGTTGGCTCTTATCGGTTAGTATATCTAGTAATCGTGGTCTGTAAAAAGTCCGTAAAATCAAAAGTGTATCCTAATTTGGCAAGATTAGTTGGTTTAGTAATGACTGATCCAGAGTAATCAGATATTACTCGTAAATACCTTGTTCCTTGTTTTGAGTCAAACTCCCAGGAATTCACAACACCTTTCCAAAGTGTCCAACGGTCTTCATAGTGAACTGTGGGTATTACGTTTTTAGTGAATATCCCATCTAATATAACACCAGCATATGCTCCAACTATTGCTGAAGTAACGACTGCAACTGTTATAGGTCCAGTCAACGCAGCAATAGCTATTGATACAGCAGCTCCAATTGCTGTACCTCTAGTAATACTTACTTTTTTTTCAGACGTACGAGTAATGCCACCATCCTTAGTATAACCTTTTGCTGTTAATTGTGTTACAAAAGTATCTGTATACGAGGCTTTATACGTATAACCTGCAGTGGAGAATGGTGTTACTACATCGGATGCAGGGTTTTCTATAGTTATGCTTGATCCTGTATCTTCTGTGATGTAATCACTTGGTTTCAAGATCGTTGTAGTGTAGGGCTCACTAGTAGATGAGAGGCTGTTTTGAGCTTCATTGTTATACTTTGTATAAACCAGTATGTCAGCGTCTAAATCTGTCTTTGCAGAATGATCGAGCACGCCATTAAGATAAACTTTAATCGTGCCATCCTCTTCTTGGACTATTTTAGTTGTAGTATTATTTTCATCAATAAATGTGTACTCATTATCATTTGCTAATGATGGTTGTGGAGAGGCAGCGACAGTTAATACAGGTGTTAGCAGCAGGACGATAGATAACATAAATGATAGCAATGTTTTTTTTGTCCATATTTACCTCCAATTTCTATTTTATGTTTATATTATCCATTAAATAAATATAAATGTAAACGTTTTCTGGATTATATAGGAATAAAGTTACATACGATCTCGATTGAAGATTAATCAGTTAACTCAGTGGTAGGATTGGTTTGTGGGTGGTTTATTAAGTTGAAATTAGGTGCTTAAGACCTACATTGAATTCAACCTAAACGTTGTTAAATGAATGATCCTGCCAATAGTGGGTACGTTATATAAAGGAACATCATCACGAATACAGAGATTAGGGAGGATTCCGACATGACACAGAACAATCAACCTCAAGATGAGGCTGCAATTCGTAACAAACTGGATGAAGATGGGGATTCTTTAATGGAGAAAAAGAAGATTCTGAGTGGTGTAGACATTGAGCCACAAGCAGATGAATGGGCGGCTAAGCCATCTCCTGTAGCCTTTAACAGTGTAAAATCCTCTTCCAAAGAGTAAAACGAGCTATGGCTGAATTGTGGCGGATACCTTCAGGGGTATCTGCCTTTTGATGTACAAGGATGTACAGTGGTTGCACGGAAGATGTATAATACTGGGAACATCTGGGGTGAGGAGAGGTTATATAATGAATGAAGTGAACATCCGTAGAGCCGAAAGTAGGGATTATCCAAGAGTGTCCGCACTGATGGATGAGCTGCACCGTATGCATGTCGAGGCACGTCCTGACATATATAGACCGCTACAGCCTAGAATGAGTCAGCAGGAATTTGAGGACTTGTTGAATGCGGAAGATCGTTACCTGTATGTAGCTGAAGCAACAGAGGGGGAGATCTGTGGGTATGGGAGCGCCCAACTCAATAAAATTCAGAATGTAGAGCTGCTAATGGATCGAGATGTGCTCTTCATTAATGAGATTATTATTGATCAGATGCATCGCGGGCGTCATATTGGACAGAAGATGATGGCGGTGCTTGTCGAGCTGGGTAACGAACTTCAAGCCGATCATCTAGAGCTAACCGTTGCTTCGTTTAACCAAGGGGCACAAGAGTTTTATGAAAAGTTAGGTCTGGTCGTCCGTAGCAGCAGAATGGAATACATACTTAGTTGATTGAATTAAACATCTGGGGATAACAGCGATCGGAATGTTGTTCTGTCATCGAAGTGGTCAGTGTAAATATTTATAGTTTCTCTTGAATACCCCATGGGGTATGTTATCCTTAGGTCAGAATGATGAAGAGGGGTGTTTATGATGGATCATCAGAGCCATCCCAAGGACTTAATGGAACCATCCGGAACCGATGTACCTGAAGTTTTGGAGACGGAATCTGCACAAACGGCGAATTCATGTCATGCTCATG
It includes:
- a CDS encoding M20/M25/M40 family metallo-hydrolase, with translation MDIRLVAGQDPDQVFEALANHVQKHDASITLTRKGAVPASRTPADHPAVLAIAEAIEQSSGQRPVIQPSLGGTLPDYVWTQILNVPSIIVPYANYDQNNHGPNENLEISYFFRAIRSTYYVLDKLSHVTFKK
- a CDS encoding ABC transporter ATP-binding protein encodes the protein MLLEMDQITKKYSEFTANRDIRFNLREGEIHALVGENGAGKTTLMRMLYGMEQPTSGTIKVRGREVSFATPSQAMASGIGMVHQHFMLFPSFTVAENIVIGREPASAGVFDRKQAAAQVNELGRKYGMPVDPWKKVAECPLGLQQRVEILKVLHQGADIIILDEPSAVLTPLEVKELLANMKSLAKLGKTFVLITHKLQEVMDVADRITVLRDGQVTGTLDAKDTNIEELSRLMVGRELVRMNKQPAAPTETVLQVEDVNLSGGKDRSALHQIHMNIRKGEIVGIAGISGNGQSELIQVIAGLRKADRGRVLLSGQDTTNWPVRRIREHGLAHIPEDRYMWGAAKDASVRENGLMGHHHKLQSRGIIKAKAARTMVENWIKQFSIKTGSAETKAQFLSGGNLQKLIAAREFAQDTPFLIAAEPTRGVDIGAMETIHAELLRKRNEGAGILLVSSELSEILQLSDRILVMYEGEIAGELQADEATEEQISLLMAGGKERV
- a CDS encoding ABC transporter substrate-binding protein, which encodes MRTRKWWISIILTSVFVLSACSNGSSTKQATPADSSTETTAASSSTTGKGGDATYALATSPDTLDPARSGLAVAIRVYRTLFDNLVVKTEDGTIKPWLATEWEESEDHKTYTFKLREGVKFHDGTPFNAEAVKFSLDRILDPNTKAGNSAALIVPYESSEIIDEYTIQLNLSQPSRAFLGNLSQAALSIVSPTAVEKYGDQFGQHPVGTGPFKFVKWDENAQVQVERNTDYAWAPETVENKGAPYLNTLTFKILPEEATRVGSLQSGQVTAIETVPPQNVLALEKQPGFQLLKVNTPGLPYTLFINQNKEPWNELKARQALQYGIDVSSIVKTLYLGTYEQAWSALTPSILGYDASLENVIQMNQAKAAQLLDELGWEVGTDGIREKNGQKLTLHYVDGSPNREKRNDIAAMIQQQLKKIGVQVNVEITQDVGTIVFTNGDYDIYGNSQVKDDPHALLPFYHTAAPGARATLSNLSSPEVDEWLEQGAIEFDDTKRAEIYGKVLRYIQDNAIIIPIYIFPYVVGASDTLKGLKFDYLAYPIFNDVYVQ
- a CDS encoding M20/M25/M40 family metallo-hydrolase — protein: MVNNVDSFISQNEELYLERLFRLLRQPSISTQNIGMAECASLVQELFSDYGIKNRLYETEGHPIIYGEWLHPDNETTVLIYGHYDVQPPDPLEEWQSDPFDPEIRNGRIYARGAGDNKGQFVASILGAKAYLDIHGRLPVNVKWIIEGEEEAGSRHLAAFVEQQRELLQTDLVYTTDGSSHESGAQSILLGVRGALGVELVAQEARWDNHSGNLGNIVPNPVWRLTELLHTMRKGDQVTIEGFYDGVKPPTPHEEQILRDIPFDLEGVRRKSGYDALEIDSDTYHRKLMFEPTLNVSGLFSGHTGKGGGLSFQHVPQPDWIFDLLLDKTQIRYSKHSPTMYKNTTRALR
- a CDS encoding BMP family protein is translated as MKRGLSFVLSIIMLAILLAACGTSASKDEQSAQGGDSEKSLRMALVLPEKIGVNPFFVQMDEGFKKAGEEFKVDTKTIESTDPAAFEQNLRAAVAENYDLIITATFQAEDALKKVAAENPDKSFAIVDTTVDLPNVRSVGFREYEGAYLLGAAAGLSTKTDKVGMIAAMDVPLIKKYTEGFKAGLESVNPDAEFLVNYVGGFNDPAKAKELALVQFGKGADFIAGASAVGDLGVFEAAKEKGFYTSGQDTDRTVEDPEHIVLSQLKSTDTVAYETVKDYVEGNFKAGAVNYGLKEDGVGLTFVTRDSESPLSDFVGQEVIDKVTAIKDDIVSGKIVVKDPLQQ